The following proteins come from a genomic window of Heyndrickxia acidicola:
- a CDS encoding sigma 54-interacting transcriptional regulator, whose amino-acid sequence MLYVAKEKIKTIVSIDIDENEEVLKTVINNLKEPFLFLKKKSKLISYVVVNDQLSDCLNKGDFSVKMLLDQAKSIARISHLDQHISLPELFQIVGEPFAVIKGEDEEYEGYILREDVLAELFKQENTSVDLLKIMLSSIPMGIFVLDKEKRIINCNDAGLKMIKSTEEKVLNFSAESIFNKQQINNVFSTGKRLLNNLEITNDIGLLVDYCPVLNYDNKVEGIIIVVQDLPMVEEMAMEIEYIKDLNKDLNAILSSIYDEILVVNAKGDLIRFSENIIHDFWKIDLKELIGKNILELEERGLFTPSVTRLVLERKKKVSVVQETSDGRKILAVGNPVFNDQNELDRIIIASREITETTKLKSELREIRKISEKYKKELNDFKTKDRFLKKLIYCSPKMEKVIIQAKKIADFSSTVLLHGESGVGKEVIAQVIHQLGSRASKPFLKLNCGAIPENLLESELFGYAKGAFTGADKNGKEGYFKQADSGILFLDEISEMPMHLQVKLLRVLQEQEVIPVGSTTPIKVNVQIIAAANKNLKKMVEEGTFREDLFYRLNVIPLHIPPLRERPEDISLLAFHFLQQLNEKYNRNYHLTPDAIDVLEFYPWPGNVRELQNIIERLVVTTDNQAIDAEFVSQFLTLGYEPKKMNPVFRKVIPLQEAMDYVEEQLIVLAMKQYKTTTKAAKALGISQSSVSRKYQKILTEKNTKIEHFSTH is encoded by the coding sequence TTGTTATATGTAGCAAAGGAAAAAATTAAGACGATTGTCTCCATAGATATTGACGAAAATGAAGAAGTGTTAAAAACAGTCATAAACAACCTTAAAGAACCCTTTTTATTCTTAAAAAAGAAAAGTAAGTTAATTTCTTATGTAGTAGTAAATGACCAATTATCAGACTGCTTGAATAAAGGGGATTTTTCAGTCAAGATGTTGCTTGATCAGGCGAAATCAATTGCTCGGATATCTCATCTTGACCAGCATATTTCATTGCCGGAGCTCTTCCAAATAGTAGGAGAGCCTTTTGCTGTGATTAAAGGTGAGGATGAGGAATATGAGGGGTATATTCTTCGCGAAGATGTTCTTGCTGAACTTTTTAAACAAGAAAATACAAGTGTCGACTTGCTTAAAATCATGCTAAGTTCCATTCCGATGGGAATTTTCGTACTAGACAAGGAAAAACGGATTATTAATTGCAATGACGCGGGTTTAAAAATGATAAAGTCTACGGAAGAAAAAGTATTGAATTTTTCTGCAGAGAGTATTTTTAACAAGCAGCAGATTAACAACGTATTTTCGACCGGAAAAAGATTGCTGAACAATCTGGAAATTACCAACGATATCGGTTTACTTGTCGATTATTGCCCTGTTTTGAATTACGATAACAAAGTGGAAGGAATCATCATTGTAGTACAGGATCTGCCGATGGTAGAAGAAATGGCAATGGAAATTGAATATATCAAGGATCTAAATAAGGATTTGAATGCGATTTTATCCAGTATTTATGATGAAATCCTTGTGGTGAATGCAAAAGGGGATTTAATCAGGTTCAGCGAAAACATTATTCATGATTTCTGGAAGATCGATTTGAAGGAGCTCATTGGTAAAAATATTCTTGAACTGGAAGAACGCGGGCTTTTTACTCCTTCTGTAACAAGACTTGTGCTTGAAAGGAAGAAAAAGGTGTCCGTTGTGCAAGAAACGAGTGATGGAAGAAAAATCCTGGCAGTGGGGAATCCAGTTTTTAATGATCAGAATGAGCTTGATCGGATTATCATTGCCTCCAGAGAAATTACCGAAACCACTAAGCTTAAAAGCGAATTGAGAGAGATAAGGAAAATCTCTGAGAAATATAAGAAGGAATTGAATGATTTTAAAACCAAGGACCGCTTCTTAAAAAAGCTCATCTATTGCAGTCCGAAAATGGAAAAAGTGATTATACAGGCAAAGAAAATCGCTGACTTTTCATCCACTGTTCTCCTTCACGGCGAATCTGGTGTAGGAAAAGAGGTCATTGCTCAGGTTATTCACCAACTAGGGTCAAGAGCCTCCAAGCCTTTTTTGAAATTGAATTGCGGTGCTATTCCGGAAAACTTATTGGAAAGTGAGCTTTTCGGATATGCAAAAGGGGCTTTCACCGGAGCAGATAAGAACGGAAAAGAGGGGTACTTTAAACAGGCTGATTCAGGAATTTTATTTCTAGATGAAATCAGTGAAATGCCTATGCATCTCCAAGTAAAGCTATTGCGGGTGCTACAGGAACAGGAGGTTATTCCAGTAGGAAGTACAACCCCAATAAAGGTAAATGTCCAGATTATTGCTGCAGCCAATAAGAATTTAAAAAAGATGGTGGAAGAAGGAACATTCCGGGAAGATTTATTTTATCGACTAAACGTAATTCCTTTACATATCCCCCCACTGAGAGAAAGGCCGGAGGATATTTCGTTATTGGCTTTTCACTTTTTGCAGCAGTTAAATGAAAAATATAATCGGAATTACCACCTGACACCAGACGCGATTGATGTTCTTGAATTTTACCCCTGGCCAGGAAATGTTAGGGAACTTCAAAATATTATTGAAAGACTAGTGGTGACAACAGACAATCAGGCAATTGATGCCGAGTTTGTTAGTCAGTTTCTTACTTTAGGATATGAGCCTAAAAAAATGAATCCGGTATTTAGGAAGGTCATTCCATTGCAAGAAGCGATGGATTATGTCGAAGAACAGTTAATCGTTCTTGCCATGAAACAATACAAAACAACCACAAAAGCAGCCAAAGCGTTAGGAATCAGCCAGTCTTCTGTGAGCAGAAAATATCAAAAGATTCTTACGGAGAAAAATACCAAAATAGAACATTTCTCTACACATTAA